From a region of the Bacteroidales bacterium genome:
- the folK gene encoding 2-amino-4-hydroxy-6-hydroxymethyldihydropteridine diphosphokinase, which yields MLYGISLGSNIGNRISNINQAIEAIKDLGGKVLKQSSIYESEPWGYKSENWFYNAVILYESYFEAEQLLAFLLDIEKKMGRRRSNVNETFYVDRIIDLDILFCDKCLLTSSILTLPHPHLHERLFVLLPLQEISPEWEHPLLQSSISILIKQCSDKGRIRKI from the coding sequence ATGTTATACGGGATTAGTTTAGGTAGTAATATTGGGAATCGTATTAGTAATATAAATCAGGCAATTGAAGCTATAAAAGATCTGGGAGGTAAGGTATTAAAGCAATCTTCAATTTATGAGTCAGAGCCTTGGGGGTATAAAAGCGAAAATTGGTTTTACAATGCAGTTATTTTATACGAAAGTTATTTTGAGGCTGAACAACTTTTAGCTTTTTTGTTAGATATTGAAAAAAAAATGGGTCGACGACGTAGTAATGTTAATGAAACGTTTTATGTTGATCGAATAATTGATTTAGATATTCTCTTTTGTGATAAATGTTTGTTAACTTCATCTATATTAACATTACCTCATCCACATTTGCACGAACGTTTATTTGTTTTATTGCCATTGCAAGAGATTAGCCCCGAATGGGAGCATCCTTTGCTGCAATCATCTATTTCAATACTAATAAAGCAATGCTCCGATAAAGGTAGAATTAGAAAAATATAG